The following are encoded together in the Ignavibacteria bacterium genome:
- a CDS encoding T9SS type A sorting domain-containing protein — MKNYRFFLLISLFFFAFDTFSQVNLDTDPKQRIFQSPSNAPFISAWDKVPDAIRNRNSFRRYEWFYRSRLDENGDFPKEHIDRQKATELQKIQNYIIENDGPMSDQWTNIGPLAIDMTSSFIPYWGNVSGRVRGMDIHPTNPNIIYIGAAAGGIWKTTDGGASWTDKSGDLNLLTFGAIAIDPSNTEIIYAGTGETRWLFNTVTFEGDGLYKSTNGGNNWTRIINGFGSQTQFSDIQVSPSNSNVILASIGTGNYNNPGVSNQGVWRSSDAGVTWTRVINLTGAFDVAFHPTDGNLAYSVIGNTEASGGFMVSTNAGVNWSQSNTGLPANTSRGRLQFEISKSNPSIMYCLVYHNTAISATRTTCAYKSTDAGASWSQISTGVNIAGSYDGTNVSDQGSYDLCLSISPTNSNNVFFGNVEICKTTDGSNISFVRNPAGYSAGAGAWDCYTHVDIHKIMYAPSDANIIYVCCDGGIYRSSNSGSTFTHLNNGVNTIQFYRIASHPTNANILYGGAQDNGNFSTTDKGATSWAFETSGDGMECFVDYSNTNNVFMSTQYGSLNKSTDAGATWNNVVGSSSGTTAWTAPYWQHPTVQNAIYAAYGRGIIRSTSNGNAGTWSFIATSITTNRLTSVAHSSVNTNNMLAVASYFTTSPSIYKSTNEGIGSWTDITSNVTGSGFSGTMIHGAVAHPTDENTFYLTRASYTTGQVLRTTNFGTNWTDISSDLPAITVSDLFVDPANTNHLYVGNDFGVYWSSNSGANWIKLTNGFPMVPVLDFSYFSNGGTRYLRAATHGRGIYELSIDVPLPVALQSFTSSVTNRDVKLNWITSQESNNSGFEVERKSIDGSWSKIGFVNGNGTTNTERYYSYEDKNLSTGKFSYRLKQIDYNGNFEYFNLNSEIEIGIPRKFELSQNYPNPFNPTTKIDFAIPVDSRVSLIIYDITGREIIRLINNELRKADFYTVQFNAAGNTSGIFFYKLSAEDFTQTRKMIMLK; from the coding sequence ATGAAAAATTATAGATTCTTTCTCTTAATTTCATTGTTCTTCTTTGCTTTTGACACCTTTTCTCAGGTAAATCTTGATACTGACCCAAAACAGAGGATTTTTCAAAGTCCTTCTAATGCACCATTCATTTCAGCATGGGACAAAGTTCCTGATGCTATTAGAAACAGAAATTCCTTTAGAAGATATGAGTGGTTTTACAGGTCACGACTCGATGAAAATGGAGACTTTCCTAAAGAGCATATTGATCGTCAGAAAGCAACAGAATTGCAGAAAATACAAAATTACATTATTGAAAACGATGGTCCTATGAGCGATCAGTGGACCAATATCGGTCCTTTAGCCATTGATATGACAAGCAGTTTCATTCCTTACTGGGGTAACGTAAGCGGAAGAGTTAGAGGAATGGATATACATCCCACAAATCCCAACATCATTTACATAGGAGCCGCTGCAGGCGGTATTTGGAAAACAACTGACGGCGGTGCATCATGGACAGATAAAAGCGGCGACCTGAATCTTCTCACATTCGGAGCGATAGCTATTGACCCTTCGAACACAGAAATAATTTATGCGGGAACGGGTGAAACCCGCTGGCTATTTAATACTGTAACATTTGAAGGAGACGGATTGTATAAATCCACAAATGGCGGAAATAATTGGACTAGAATAATTAATGGCTTTGGATCACAGACTCAATTCTCCGACATTCAGGTATCACCATCTAACTCTAATGTGATATTAGCTTCTATCGGAACGGGAAACTATAATAATCCGGGTGTGTCGAATCAGGGAGTATGGAGAAGTTCTGATGCAGGCGTTACATGGACAAGGGTAATAAATCTAACAGGTGCATTTGATGTTGCTTTTCATCCGACAGACGGAAATCTGGCTTATTCTGTTATAGGTAATACAGAAGCTTCCGGCGGATTTATGGTATCAACTAATGCAGGTGTAAACTGGTCTCAAAGCAATACAGGATTGCCGGCAAATACATCCAGAGGAAGACTTCAATTTGAGATTTCAAAATCTAATCCTTCAATAATGTACTGCCTTGTATATCATAATACAGCCATTTCGGCAACCAGAACAACATGTGCATACAAATCAACCGATGCTGGTGCTAGTTGGTCTCAGATTTCTACGGGTGTTAACATTGCAGGCTCTTATGATGGTACAAATGTAAGCGACCAGGGCAGTTACGACCTTTGCCTTTCTATAAGTCCTACTAATTCAAATAATGTTTTCTTTGGGAATGTTGAAATATGTAAAACAACGGATGGTTCAAACATTTCTTTTGTAAGAAACCCTGCCGGATACAGTGCCGGTGCCGGTGCATGGGATTGCTATACACACGTAGATATTCATAAAATAATGTACGCTCCATCAGATGCAAACATCATTTATGTATGTTGTGACGGAGGAATTTATCGTTCATCAAATTCGGGCTCGACATTTACGCATTTAAATAATGGCGTAAACACAATTCAGTTTTACCGCATTGCTTCGCATCCTACTAATGCGAACATTCTATACGGAGGTGCTCAGGATAACGGCAATTTCAGCACAACTGATAAAGGAGCTACAAGCTGGGCATTTGAAACCAGCGGAGATGGTATGGAGTGTTTTGTGGATTATTCAAACACTAACAATGTTTTCATGAGCACACAGTACGGTTCTTTGAACAAGAGTACAGATGCAGGTGCTACTTGGAATAACGTAGTTGGCTCAAGCAGTGGTACTACTGCCTGGACGGCTCCTTATTGGCAGCATCCGACTGTTCAAAATGCAATATATGCTGCATATGGAAGAGGAATTATCCGTTCAACTTCCAATGGTAATGCAGGAACTTGGTCTTTTATTGCAACTTCAATAACTACAAACAGACTGACTTCCGTTGCACATTCATCCGTTAATACTAATAATATGTTAGCTGTTGCAAGTTATTTTACAACATCACCCAGTATTTATAAATCAACCAATGAAGGTATTGGCAGCTGGACAGATATTACATCAAACGTTACAGGTTCAGGATTCTCAGGCACCATGATACATGGAGCAGTCGCACATCCGACAGATGAAAACACTTTTTATCTTACTCGGGCTTCCTATACAACAGGGCAAGTTTTAAGAACTACAAATTTTGGAACGAACTGGACTGATATAAGCTCAGACCTTCCGGCGATAACTGTTAGCGATTTATTCGTTGACCCTGCAAATACTAACCACCTATATGTCGGCAACGATTTTGGTGTCTATTGGTCGTCTAACTCAGGTGCGAATTGGATTAAGCTCACAAACGGATTTCCTATGGTACCGGTACTTGATTTCAGTTATTTCAGCAACGGTGGAACACGTTATCTGAGGGCTGCTACACACGGCAGAGGAATTTATGAACTTAGTATTGATGTACCATTACCTGTAGCATTGCAGTCATTTACTTCTTCTGTAACAAATCGTGATGTAAAACTAAATTGGATTACGTCTCAGGAATCAAACAATTCCGGTTTTGAGGTGGAAAGAAAATCAATAGACGGCAGCTGGTCGAAAATTGGTTTTGTAAATGGTAACGGAACAACAAATACAGAAAGGTATTATTCTTACGAAGACAAAAATCTTTCTACTGGTAAATTTAGTTACAGATTGAAACAGATAGACTATAATGGTAATTTCGAATATTTCAACCTTAATAGTGAAATTGAAATTGGAATTCCGCGAAAGTTTGAGCTTAGTCAAAACTATCCTAATCCATTTAATCCGACAACCAAAATAGATTTTGCTATTCCCGTTGATTCAAGAGTATCATTAATAATATACGACATCACCGGCAGGGAAATCATTCGTCTTATTAATAATGAATTAAGAAAAGCAGATTTCTATACAGTGCAGTTTAATGCAGCGGGCAATACAAGCGGCATCTTTTTTTATAAGCTTTCAGCAGAAGACTTTACACAAACCCGCAAGATGATAATGCTCAAATAA
- a CDS encoding deoxyhypusine synthase yields MAEKKDFLREKIEHIDIKKHNIVPLVESYKNMAFQARNLYRASHYYDMMLEDKNCSVILCLAGSLFSAGLKNVVVDMVRNNMVDAIVSTGAIMVDQDFFEGLGFKHYIGTQFVDDNELRDLMIDRIYDTYIDEEELRECDFTIGKICDALEHRPYSSREFIWHMGEYLAKHGKNKDSVVLAAYENNVPIFVPAFSDCSAGFGIVHHQWHNPDSHVSLDSAKDFLELTKIKLDAFETGLFMVGGGVPKNFTQDVVVAADVLEKEVPMHKYAIQITVADERDGALSGSTLKEASSWGKVDMTYEQMVYAEATIAMPLIVGYAYHKGNWKNRKKREFNKMFPNKSVKF; encoded by the coding sequence ATGGCAGAAAAGAAAGATTTTTTAAGAGAAAAGATTGAACATATTGATATAAAGAAGCATAACATTGTTCCGCTTGTTGAGTCGTATAAGAATATGGCGTTTCAGGCACGCAATCTCTACCGTGCTTCACATTATTACGATATGATGCTTGAAGATAAGAACTGTTCAGTGATTCTATGTCTTGCGGGTTCTCTTTTTTCGGCTGGTTTGAAGAATGTTGTAGTGGACATGGTGAGAAATAATATGGTTGACGCAATTGTTTCAACCGGTGCAATTATGGTTGACCAGGATTTCTTCGAAGGTCTCGGTTTTAAGCATTACATTGGTACACAATTTGTTGATGATAACGAACTGCGTGACCTAATGATTGACAGAATATACGATACATACATTGATGAAGAAGAACTCAGGGAATGTGATTTCACCATTGGAAAGATTTGCGATGCTCTTGAACACAGACCTTATTCATCCCGTGAATTTATCTGGCATATGGGTGAGTACCTAGCTAAACACGGTAAGAACAAGGATTCGGTAGTACTTGCGGCTTATGAGAATAACGTCCCGATATTCGTACCTGCATTTTCGGACTGTTCGGCTGGGTTTGGGATTGTTCATCATCAGTGGCACAATCCGGATTCTCATGTTTCGCTCGATTCTGCAAAAGATTTTCTTGAGTTAACTAAAATTAAACTTGATGCTTTCGAGACAGGACTGTTTATGGTTGGCGGAGGTGTACCAAAGAATTTTACGCAGGATGTTGTAGTTGCTGCGGACGTTCTTGAAAAAGAGGTTCCTATGCATAAATATGCGATTCAGATTACCGTTGCTGATGAGCGAGACGGTGCTCTATCGGGTTCAACGCTTAAAGAAGCTAGTTCATGGGGTAAGGTTGATATGACTTATGAACAGATGGTTTATGCTGAAGCAACCATAGCAATGCCTCTTATTGTTGGTTATGCTTATCACAAGGGAAACTGGAAGAACAGGAAGAAGAGAGAATTTAATAAAATGTTTCCAAATAAATCCGTAAAATTTTAA
- a CDS encoding YdeI/OmpD-associated family protein yields MKKYRFKGKIIQHGNMDAGYVIFPYDVKKEFGTGRVKIKATFDGVPYRGSLAPMGVKEGYPLLVLKDIRKAIYKTFGDVVNVVLEKDTEERTVEVPDELAKVFRRNKRLNNGFDAMSYSHKKEYVNYINDAKKPETKLRRIEKVLAAIEEHIESKAKKKK; encoded by the coding sequence ATGAAGAAGTATAGGTTTAAAGGAAAAATTATTCAACATGGCAATATGGATGCGGGTTACGTTATATTTCCGTATGACGTAAAAAAGGAGTTTGGAACTGGACGGGTTAAAATCAAAGCGACTTTTGACGGTGTACCTTACCGCGGTTCGCTTGCACCTATGGGAGTGAAGGAAGGGTACCCGCTTTTAGTATTAAAAGATATTCGTAAAGCTATATATAAGACTTTCGGCGATGTTGTGAATGTAGTTCTTGAAAAAGATACTGAAGAAAGAACAGTTGAGGTTCCCGATGAACTGGCAAAAGTATTCAGAAGGAATAAAAGACTTAATAATGGGTTTGATGCGATGTCATACTCTCACAAGAAAGAATACGTGAACTACATTAATGATGCAAAGAAACCGGAAACAAAGTTAAGAAGAATAGAGAAAGTTCTTGCAGCAATTGAAGAACATATAGAGAGTAAAGCGAAGAAGAAAAAGTAA
- a CDS encoding manganese efflux pump MntP family protein, which produces MSFFEIVLIAIGLAMDAFAVSVGAGTLSVMNNSRSAIRLSFHFGLFQFLMPVIGWFLGTSVQRYIESIDHWVAFLLLAYIGIKMIHGSFKKAEAKKDNPSKGKNLIILSLATSIDALVVGFTFALLNVNIWFASATIGIITAVMCAGGVWVGSRLGMRLGSIMEIFGGIILIIIGSKILIEHLFYP; this is translated from the coding sequence ATGTCGTTTTTTGAAATAGTGCTTATAGCAATCGGGCTTGCAATGGATGCATTTGCTGTTTCAGTTGGAGCTGGTACGCTTTCTGTAATGAACAATTCGCGCTCTGCAATAAGGCTCTCTTTTCACTTTGGACTTTTTCAGTTTCTTATGCCTGTTATCGGATGGTTTCTTGGAACGTCCGTTCAGCGTTATATAGAATCAATTGACCATTGGGTTGCATTCTTACTGTTGGCTTATATAGGTATAAAGATGATTCATGGAAGTTTTAAAAAAGCAGAGGCAAAAAAAGATAATCCTTCGAAAGGGAAGAACCTTATTATTCTTAGTCTTGCAACAAGCATTGATGCACTCGTTGTAGGTTTTACTTTTGCGCTTTTGAATGTTAATATATGGTTTGCAAGTGCTACCATTGGAATTATTACTGCTGTTATGTGTGCGGGAGGCGTATGGGTCGGAAGCAGGCTTGGGATGAGGCTTGGCAGTATTATGGAAATATTTGGCGGTATAATTCTGATTATAATCGGTTCTAAAATATTAATTGAACATTTATTCTATCCATAA
- a CDS encoding sugar MFS transporter — MKGQKQESYTSSLATLTMLFFMWGFITSVNDILIPFLRGVFELSHFEANLVQFAFFGAYFIVSLLYFILSLIIGDPIAKIGYKNGIIIGLLLSAIGCFLFYPSAQYHLFGFFLAALACIGFGLTLLQIAANPYVAMLGKPETASSRLNLAQGFNSFGTTIGPVIGGFLIFNYFLTEANPGANSVKTPYIIFGGLFLVLAVFIQFAHLPPFTGHDKIERKPVALKHSNLFWGMFAIFFYVGAEVSIGSNLIAFMSLENIAGFSEETGSKYVAFYWGGAMIGRFLGSISLSEMKASKKYPLMFLVGIVLFVIIFTITKTDFENVWYYLIFLVANYFIFILGKSMPARTLAIFSLSAIVLLGAGLLTSGMIALWSVLAIGLFNSIMWSNIFTLAIDGLDKYTSQGSSLLVMCIVGGAILPLLQGLLADILGVQNSLIVPLIAYTYLIFYGLFGYKKKFNGETI, encoded by the coding sequence ATGAAAGGACAAAAACAGGAAAGTTATACATCGTCACTCGCAACTCTGACAATGCTTTTCTTCATGTGGGGATTTATCACAAGCGTGAACGATATTCTTATTCCGTTTCTAAGAGGCGTTTTTGAATTATCACACTTTGAGGCAAATCTTGTACAGTTTGCATTTTTCGGTGCATACTTTATAGTTTCGCTTTTGTATTTTATTCTCTCGCTTATCATAGGCGACCCTATTGCGAAAATTGGATATAAAAACGGTATTATTATAGGGCTGCTGCTTTCTGCAATTGGCTGTTTTCTTTTCTATCCGTCAGCACAGTATCACCTTTTTGGTTTCTTCCTTGCGGCTCTTGCTTGCATAGGATTTGGACTTACCCTTCTGCAGATTGCCGCAAACCCTTATGTGGCAATGCTCGGCAAGCCGGAAACTGCTTCGAGCCGTCTGAATCTCGCTCAGGGATTTAATTCTTTCGGCACGACCATAGGACCCGTAATAGGCGGATTTCTTATATTTAATTATTTTCTTACTGAAGCAAATCCGGGAGCGAACTCAGTAAAAACTCCGTACATTATTTTCGGTGGTCTTTTTCTTGTACTTGCAGTTTTCATACAGTTTGCTCATTTACCGCCATTTACTGGTCACGACAAGATAGAGCGCAAGCCCGTTGCTCTGAAGCATTCGAATCTTTTCTGGGGTATGTTTGCAATCTTTTTCTACGTTGGTGCGGAGGTTTCTATAGGTAGCAATTTAATAGCTTTTATGAGCCTTGAAAACATTGCTGGTTTCAGCGAAGAAACGGGCAGCAAGTATGTGGCTTTTTACTGGGGTGGGGCAATGATAGGCAGATTCCTCGGATCAATATCTTTAAGCGAAATGAAAGCATCCAAGAAATATCCTTTGATGTTTCTCGTCGGAATTGTTCTGTTTGTTATTATATTTACGATTACTAAAACAGATTTCGAGAATGTTTGGTATTATCTGATATTTCTTGTTGCTAATTATTTTATATTCATCCTCGGAAAGTCTATGCCAGCAAGAACTCTCGCAATCTTCAGTCTATCTGCAATAGTTCTGCTTGGGGCGGGTCTTCTTACTTCGGGAATGATAGCTTTGTGGTCTGTGCTTGCCATTGGACTTTTTAATTCAATCATGTGGTCAAACATATTTACGCTTGCAATCGATGGGCTTGATAAATACACGTCGCAGGGTTCATCTCTGCTTGTCATGTGTATCGTAGGAGGTGCAATACTGCCGCTTTTACAGGGACTGCTAGCCGATATACTCGGAGTTCAGAACTCGCTCATAGTTCCGCTGATTGCATACACTTATCTGATATTCTACGGTTTGTTCGGGTATAAAAAGAAATTTAATGGAGAAACAATATGA
- a CDS encoding ROK family protein, whose amino-acid sequence MINTVVGIDVGGTNSPFGFVDKEGKIIAKGSIRTDEYEKFDDYLNALISEIKRTNREHNLLKIVGYGIGAPNGNYYKGTVENAPNLRWKGKIEFAHMMTEKTGLKAYLTNDANAAAIGEKVFGNAKGMNDFIVITLGTGLGSGIFCGGKLLYGSTGFAGELGHTIVLENDRLCGCTRHGCLETYASATGIVRTVIEKLSGSGIDSSLRKHREDEITSKLIHEAAVAGDKLALDSFEYTGAILGKALANAVAFSSPEAIFLFGGLANSGSYIFEPTVRHMEENMLNNFKGTVKVLPSGLQENTAAILGAAALCWNEVS is encoded by the coding sequence ATGATAAATACAGTTGTCGGAATAGATGTAGGCGGTACTAACTCACCTTTTGGATTTGTTGATAAGGAAGGAAAAATTATTGCAAAGGGTTCCATTAGAACAGACGAATATGAAAAGTTTGATGATTATCTTAATGCGTTGATTTCGGAAATTAAAAGGACAAACAGAGAACATAATCTATTAAAGATTGTCGGATACGGTATCGGTGCACCGAACGGCAATTACTACAAAGGTACGGTCGAAAACGCACCGAATCTGCGATGGAAGGGAAAGATTGAGTTTGCGCATATGATGACAGAAAAGACGGGGTTGAAAGCATATTTAACAAACGATGCAAACGCGGCAGCAATCGGTGAGAAGGTATTCGGAAACGCAAAGGGTATGAATGATTTTATCGTTATTACGCTCGGCACAGGACTTGGTAGCGGTATTTTCTGCGGAGGAAAGCTGCTTTACGGTTCAACAGGATTTGCTGGCGAACTGGGACATACTATAGTTTTAGAAAACGATCGTCTTTGCGGGTGCACAAGGCACGGCTGTCTTGAAACTTATGCATCAGCAACGGGAATAGTAAGAACGGTAATTGAAAAACTTTCAGGAAGCGGGATTGATTCTTCTTTAAGAAAACACAGGGAAGATGAAATTACATCAAAGTTAATACATGAAGCTGCGGTTGCAGGGGATAAACTTGCACTCGATTCGTTCGAGTACACAGGGGCAATACTTGGTAAAGCACTCGCAAATGCCGTAGCATTTTCAAGTCCTGAAGCAATCTTTCTTTTCGGCGGACTGGCAAATTCGGGTTCATATATATTTGAACCCACCGTACGTCACATGGAAGAAAACATGCTCAATAATTTTAAGGGGACTGTAAAAGTACTGCCGTCAGGTCTTCAGGAAAACACAGCTGCCATACTCGGTGCAGCAGCACTCTGCTGGAATGAAGTAAGTTAA
- a CDS encoding MATE family efflux transporter, whose protein sequence is MSDRKLILNLAIPAVMQTIVRSLFVIVDAFWVGKLGKLPLAALTTATFLIWGFLAFGEMIATGTNSLIAQSTGAKNTELEKKISTYNLVNTFFFTVMLSLCLIPVLPYFNTLMNIGEEQSALSNEYLITLLIGFPGITLLSTTTAIFRGTGDTKTPMYLLVFAVSMNFFLAPLFIFGFGFIKAMNMTGAAMSTIAAYSLAFFAGYYILKKRDLICSVRKYRFDKDIIFETFRIGLPIAINGVGFSLIYVFVSRFVSDFGTTAFAALGIGHRSESLAYQITVGFSLASSILVGQNIGARNPDRAEKLAFKILGYASIVMAVYGILLFLFSKEVAMFFINDADVINVSSVYNKIAASVLIFSAAEVVLSGAFSGAGDSLPPAIVGLPMNALRIPFAYLFGMLWGLNGIWIAICSTVVLKGVIITIWFKLGKWKSRELRLK, encoded by the coding sequence ATGTCAGACAGAAAACTAATACTCAATTTAGCTATACCCGCTGTAATGCAGACAATAGTAAGGTCTTTGTTTGTCATTGTTGATGCATTCTGGGTTGGCAAGCTTGGCAAGCTTCCACTTGCAGCTCTTACAACGGCAACTTTTTTAATCTGGGGTTTCCTTGCATTCGGCGAGATGATCGCTACGGGGACAAATTCTCTAATAGCACAATCGACAGGTGCAAAGAATACTGAACTTGAAAAAAAGATATCCACGTATAATCTTGTTAATACGTTTTTCTTTACTGTGATGTTAAGTTTGTGTTTGATACCGGTTCTGCCTTACTTTAACACACTTATGAATATTGGAGAAGAACAGTCCGCTCTCAGCAATGAATACCTGATAACCCTACTGATAGGTTTTCCAGGGATAACACTTCTTTCAACAACAACTGCTATATTCAGGGGAACAGGTGATACGAAAACTCCGATGTATCTTCTTGTATTTGCCGTTAGCATGAATTTCTTTCTTGCACCGTTATTTATATTTGGATTTGGATTTATTAAAGCAATGAATATGACGGGCGCAGCTATGTCAACCATCGCTGCTTATTCACTTGCTTTCTTTGCAGGATACTATATATTGAAAAAGAGAGATCTGATTTGTTCTGTCAGAAAATATAGATTTGACAAGGACATTATATTTGAAACATTCAGAATAGGCTTGCCCATTGCGATAAACGGAGTCGGTTTCTCTCTTATATATGTTTTTGTGTCACGGTTTGTTTCCGATTTCGGCACGACAGCATTCGCAGCACTTGGAATCGGCCACAGGTCTGAATCTCTTGCATATCAGATTACTGTCGGTTTTTCTCTCGCAAGCTCTATACTCGTCGGTCAGAACATTGGTGCAAGAAATCCCGACAGAGCTGAAAAATTAGCATTCAAGATTCTCGGATACGCTTCAATTGTCATGGCAGTTTACGGCATACTGCTATTTTTATTCAGCAAAGAGGTGGCAATGTTTTTCATAAATGATGCAGACGTGATAAATGTTTCTTCCGTTTACAATAAAATTGCAGCTTCAGTGCTGATATTTTCCGCTGCAGAAGTTGTTCTCAGTGGTGCCTTCTCGGGTGCTGGTGACTCGCTGCCGCCTGCAATTGTAGGGTTGCCGATGAATGCACTTAGAATACCGTTCGCTTATTTATTCGGAATGCTATGGGGTTTAAACGGAATATGGATTGCAATATGTTCAACCGTTGTACTTAAGGGTGTGATTATTACAATTTGGTTTAAACTCGGGAAATGGAAATCAAGAGAACTGAGACTTAAGTGA
- a CDS encoding tetratricopeptide repeat protein — MNNNILDRIIADIENKNYGSAISDCNALIEQFPDNIKLYEIRSVCYYATGDFDSAIDDLSVIIQRLSDSHDDDNYLLSLYKRRGRNYMRKQEWGSAVDDFVKAININDTVPEVHNNLAVCYRRVDNFEDAYIHATKAIEFRSNFPEAYNNRANINVCLQNFEDAISDYSESINLNPHNPKTYYNRASIYYEIFNDLENAKENFLASVKLNPDYEKDICNEYPELKEILFETQEDVTDGFHNEEQYNDESDETNEKSFSGEEDKNLDEIENLISKFDDTKKYTEDSSSDTKRADEEMVVPEFNFKSIFRNQEQTDDSQSIEEQNQAEIKPVISDDVKSLHDEIISDSEIKTSETINLPDFNEVKKPAPYVPTSRKTTSEKKSLFTSPLFFTSVFVLIVAIILLTVLKLQNTYETQPVTTLTNQEEPKHEVNDEPKKEVEEEPKEEIKQEKKEDNKETQNPPVLESRNLGFIGSKQSFVLFSEPDGYYVQIGSFREKSKAEERLKLLTGQNIKGAIVETDLKEKGIYYRVRAGAFINEEEAKQVTTKLE; from the coding sequence TTGAATAATAACATATTAGACCGAATAATTGCTGATATTGAGAATAAAAACTATGGTTCAGCTATATCAGATTGCAATGCACTTATTGAACAGTTTCCAGATAACATAAAGCTGTATGAAATCCGATCTGTCTGCTATTATGCCACAGGTGACTTTGATTCTGCTATTGATGACTTGTCGGTTATTATTCAGAGGTTATCGGATTCTCATGATGATGATAATTACTTGTTGAGCCTATACAAAAGGCGCGGCAGGAATTATATGAGAAAACAGGAATGGGGCTCTGCGGTTGATGACTTTGTAAAAGCAATTAATATAAATGATACCGTTCCCGAAGTTCATAACAATCTTGCAGTTTGTTATAGAAGAGTTGACAACTTTGAGGATGCATATATTCATGCTACAAAAGCAATCGAGTTCAGGAGTAACTTTCCCGAAGCTTATAACAACCGTGCAAACATAAATGTATGTCTTCAGAATTTCGAGGACGCAATTTCGGATTATTCGGAGTCCATAAATCTGAATCCCCACAATCCAAAAACTTATTATAACCGAGCAAGCATTTATTATGAAATCTTCAACGACCTTGAAAACGCAAAAGAGAATTTCCTTGCTTCCGTAAAGCTTAACCCTGATTATGAAAAGGATATTTGCAATGAATACCCCGAACTAAAAGAAATACTTTTTGAAACTCAGGAAGATGTAACAGACGGATTTCATAATGAAGAGCAATATAATGATGAATCCGATGAAACAAATGAAAAAAGCTTTTCGGGAGAAGAGGATAAGAACCTGGATGAAATAGAAAACTTGATATCGAAGTTTGATGATACTAAAAAGTATACAGAAGACTCCTCTTCAGATACTAAACGTGCAGATGAAGAAATGGTCGTTCCGGAATTTAACTTTAAATCAATATTCAGAAATCAGGAACAAACTGACGATTCCCAATCAATCGAAGAACAAAATCAGGCAGAGATAAAACCGGTTATTAGTGATGATGTCAAGAGTCTTCATGACGAAATAATTTCTGATTCAGAAATTAAAACTTCTGAAACTATAAACTTACCCGATTTTAATGAGGTAAAAAAACCCGCTCCGTATGTTCCTACTTCACGTAAAACTACGTCGGAGAAAAAGAGTCTCTTTACTTCACCGTTGTTTTTTACATCAGTCTTTGTCCTTATTGTTGCAATTATTTTGTTGACGGTCTTGAAGCTGCAAAACACTTATGAAACTCAGCCTGTTACCACACTTACAAACCAGGAAGAACCGAAACATGAAGTAAATGATGAACCAAAGAAAGAAGTAGAAGAGGAACCGAAAGAAGAGATTAAACAGGAAAAAAAAGAAGATAACAAGGAAACTCAGAATCCGCCGGTTCTTGAATCTAGAAATCTTGGATTCATCGGAAGTAAACAGTCCTTTGTATTGTTCAGCGAACCCGATGGTTATTATGTCCAGATAGGTTCGTTCAGAGAAAAGTCAAAAGCTGAAGAGAGGCTGAAGCTTCTGACCGGACAAAATATAAAAGGTGCAATCGTTGAGACGGATTTAAAAGAGAAAGGTATTTATTACAGAGTGCGTGCTGGTGCGTTTATAAATGAAGAAGAGGCAAAACAAGTAACTACAAAACTTGAATGA
- a CDS encoding GAF domain-containing protein gives MIEVNFDKITKLSKQERYSEVLSQVEALLKDENNLIANLSNVVSLLKYSFDYYLWVGFYFYDAERNNLVLGPFQGRIACTRIEIGKGVCGTAFKNGETLVVNDVNKFPGHIFCDSSSKSEIVVPVFRNDKIVGVLDVDSAVYSSFDDVDRKYLNELSLIISRIF, from the coding sequence ATGATAGAAGTTAACTTTGATAAAATTACTAAGCTTTCTAAACAGGAAAGATATTCTGAAGTCCTGAGTCAGGTGGAAGCTCTGCTGAAAGATGAAAATAATCTTATCGCTAATCTATCCAACGTTGTTTCGTTACTAAAGTACAGTTTTGATTATTACCTTTGGGTAGGATTCTATTTCTACGATGCGGAAAGGAATAATCTTGTCCTCGGTCCCTTTCAGGGCAGAATTGCTTGTACAAGAATTGAAATTGGGAAAGGTGTATGCGGAACTGCTTTCAAAAACGGAGAAACATTAGTAGTTAATGATGTGAACAAATTTCCCGGACACATATTCTGTGACAGTTCTTCAAAATCCGAGATTGTAGTACCGGTTTTTAGAAATGATAAGATTGTAGGTGTACTGGATGTTGATAGTGCCGTCTATTCTTCGTTTGACGATGTTGACAGAAAATATCTAAATGAACTTTCTTTAATAATATCGCGAATATTTTAA